In the genome of Scatophagus argus isolate fScaArg1 chromosome 20, fScaArg1.pri, whole genome shotgun sequence, the window TATATATTTTTGATAGCATACAGGTTTTTTCCACAATAACAAGTATTTATCAtgaatatattatataatatattatttataatttaaagTGGCAGGGAAAGAGATCCAGGAGCACTACAAGAATCGTCTGAAGATCCCTCTGCCAACTGAGCTGATAGTCGTGGTGGGAGCTACACTGGCCAGCCATTTTGGGGAGCTGAACGCCCGTTACAGCTCCAGTGTTTCTGGTCACATCCCCACAGGATTCATTCCCCCCCAGGTGCCCAGCTTTGGTCTGATGCCACGGGTGGCACTAGATGCCATTCCTCTGGCAATTATTAGGTAATCCACTACAGATTTAACAACATATGCAACTGGCATCACCATGTGTCTCTTATCTGAGCTGTTACAGATATAATTTGGTAGCTGGACTACTGTTTGGCACAGATATGAGCCCTTATTGTCCATATTGAGGTCTAATTGCATTTTCTCcccaaaatacaaacaacaatgGACATTTCCTCCCTATTATTTatgttcttaaaaaaaaaaaaaaagaaaagtggttAATTTGATAGATGATAAGCACTCTTGAAACAGATTAAAGAGATGAAATTGACAATTgagttttgattaaaaaaatatttatgggTACAGAAATATGGCTTTTTTTATCACTAGTGACTGTAtgggataaaagaaaaaatacagttttatttacttttgttacAGTATTCTGGAATATTAATCAGTTATAATCTGATCACCCTAAATGTATGTTTACATCAAATCTAAAAAGatttttatgaaataaaagatttattCACAGTCTCAGTTGGTaaacaaatataattttgtCTTATAGTTTTGCCTTCACGGTGTCCCTGTCTGAGAtgtttgcaaagaaaaatgGCTACACGGTTCGTCCTAACCAGGAGATGCTGGCAATTGGTTTCTGTAACATCATCCCCTCCTTCTTCCACTGTTTCACCACCAGTGCAGCACTTGCAAAAACCATGGTGAAGGACTCAACAGGCTGCCAGACACAGGTGAATTTCATAGCCTATTTTGAAAGTGGTGCTTTTTCAATGACTGGTCCaatcatttcctttgttttgagGATTCAGACGTAAATATTGATTCAATATTCCTCTGATAACAAGTTCTTGCTTTCCTATGTGAGGAAATGGTTTCTAGGAATATCACTGTCAGGTCTGTCCTTGGTCTATATGtagaaaatactgtattttaccTGTTTATGTTAACTTTGTGGAAAGTGTTCACTATTAACATCCTTCTCCTTCTATGTCTCTGTATCATATCCGTCAGGTATCAAGTTTGATCAGCGCCCTGGTTGTTcttctcgtcctcctcttctttgctCCTTTCTTCTACAATCTACAGAAGTGCGTTCTTGCCTCTATCATCATTGTCAGCCTTCGGGGTGCCCTGAGGAAGTTCAAAGACGTCCCAGCTAAGTGGCGTGCCAGCCGGAACGATGCCATCGTGTGGCTGGTCACCATGTCAGCCACAGCTCTAATCAGTGTAGAGATGGGTCTCCTGGTGGGAATAGTTTTTTCTATGATCTGCATCATCTTTAAGACCCAGAACCCAAAGGTGAGTAATGAACTTCGGAGTGATATTGGCCTTTAgtgatttcatttctttcatttcatttcttgtcTAATATGATGTCTGATGTCAGGTCTCTCTTCTGGGCCGAGTCAATGATACTGATCTTTATGAGGACATAGACGAGTACAAGGACCTCATACCACCACCGCGAGTTCAGGTCTTCCGCTTCCAGGCTCCTCTGTACTACGCCAACAAGGAATCATTCCTCAAATCTCTCTACAAAGCTGTTGGAGTTGAACCGTTCTTGGAGATGACTAAgagaagaaaggcagagaagaaggccAACGAGGTTTACTTGAAACAGGCCCAGGCAAATGGGGATAAAAACAATGGAGAGGTTAATATTGGACTTGTCCAAAGAGATATAGATTTCCACACCATAGTTTTAGATTGCTCTGCCATTCCCTTCATAGACTCCACAGGCATGGCCACATTTAAAGGGCTGGTCAAGGAATATAAAGAGATCAGTGTGAGTGTACTCCTGGCCAGCTGTAATACCTCAGTCATCGATACCCTGCAGCAGGGACAATTCTTtgggaaaaataatgaaaacatgactATCCTGCTATTTCATACAGTTCACGCTGCTGTTCTTCATGCAAACAGTAcatttgcagcagcagaaagcaaGCCAGAAGACGCTGTGGTGTAGGGCAGCTAGAAGAAGAAAGGGACAGAGAAAATGTGGTGGTTTCTTCCATTTCTCATTCTCCTTTCTTTAGTAAACCTAAAAGTGGTATTTAGGTTTAGGTATGCTATGTTATCATCGTTGACAATACTGCAGGTTGTAGCTTTGAGGTTGCCTTTGTCAAAGAAAGCATTGGAATGCCAAGAGGGCCCAGAAAACTATCCTAttaagagttttttttgtttgtttgtttgtttttccaagatttaaaatgcaatgcaatttcAGCCCAAAAGCATGGTCATTTCATAAAAATAAGTATTTAGTAACCATTTAGTAGAAAAGCGAGTTATTTTTTGAACTGGCACCCTatgactgaagaaaaataagggaaacaaatgaaaaatcctACGACAATCAGAATACATAATAATATCTTAAACCTAATTTTTGTGCAAATACACTGATATTTCAATATCAGTTTTTCTCTATAACTAGCAAGAAAACAATATGGTGGACAGTTTTCTTTCTGGTAAACAAAAATATCCTAGCTGGGCTTCTTTTGTGATCTCTGACTGCATTCATGCATTACTGGTGCTGGGAAGGGGTACCTGCAGATGCTGGCACACCACCAGTTTCTTGCTCGGAACCAAGCTAATAGGACAGCAACAGAGG includes:
- the slc26a1 gene encoding sulfate anion transporter 1; translated protein: MEEETKVTETTPTPPPLLERQVRRRQPTVSVLKSKLKQGVTCSVPRVRSTLTGIFPVVRWLPKYKLKDYVWGDVMSGMIVGIILVPQAIAYCLLAGVEPIYGLYTSFYANIIYFLMGTSRHVSVGIFSLMSLMVGQVVDRELFLAGFDLNEDSTESGLDVFNATLGTNLTGGKLQGVELMGLHCRKECYAISIATALTFLAGIYQVMMAVFRLGFVSVYLSSPMLDGFATGASFTILTVQAKYLLGLKIPRHHGYGTVVVTWINIFANIHKTNFCDLITSAICISVLVAGKEIQEHYKNRLKIPLPTELIVVVGATLASHFGELNARYSSSVSGHIPTGFIPPQVPSFGLMPRVALDAIPLAIISFAFTVSLSEMFAKKNGYTVRPNQEMLAIGFCNIIPSFFHCFTTSAALAKTMVKDSTGCQTQVSSLISALVVLLVLLFFAPFFYNLQKCVLASIIIVSLRGALRKFKDVPAKWRASRNDAIVWLVTMSATALISVEMGLLVGIVFSMICIIFKTQNPKVSLLGRVNDTDLYEDIDEYKDLIPPPRVQVFRFQAPLYYANKESFLKSLYKAVGVEPFLEMTKRRKAEKKANEVYLKQAQANGDKNNGEVNIGLVQRDIDFHTIVLDCSAIPFIDSTGMATFKGLVKEYKEISVSVLLASCNTSVIDTLQQGQFFGKNNENMTILLFHTVHAAVLHANSTFAAAESKPEDAVV